In Bacillus rossius redtenbacheri isolate Brsri chromosome 9 unlocalized genomic scaffold, Brsri_v3 Brsri_v3_scf9_2, whole genome shotgun sequence, one DNA window encodes the following:
- the LOC134543293 gene encoding ubiquitin carboxyl-terminal hydrolase 16/45 encodes MGKKKKNRQQEEANGEESTESGDETQSSIIGAVACPHVAKAVDLQKVKKSLKPSGNIPRECAECVRSKEPAEDENDEEWSPNLWLCLKCGNVACGRMRRRHALKHHSTPHSEPHDLALNTDDWRVWCYSCDDQIPAAHKRKLLECVEFVKRQSSVLLLPLNCNANVIEAAPAVQDELPPVVDSNRSVTFMAGDSSSKAKSTAAAPGNLPRVRGLSNLGNTCFFNAVLQCLAQTPYLLPILQEMHEPGQKFQLAGDPDQDLPPLGGELGRWGALTETLADALEELRSDRAEVFVPRKLLSKLTQRWPQFAGGDQHDSHELLRHMLEGVRSEDLKRYQLNILRQLGLSEKCDPTQVEGELRSKARAYGAQLSERLLHPEHVFRGYLVSIVQCQDCHHSSNRVESFLDLSLPVIADKSQPRAWRRKSSHRDEPLEGPAGGQQSKHQLKKERKQARKGRKGKGKSPGSPDQAAEENGGTSKSADSEQSDADVEDNVEQDARGGQPSRDVPESGYSSEKLANDSPLPNGDSALASPAADRLASDFSRLSLVPAPPPLPLALGWRNGAARDEEEEEDDEDDDLSQSSGSSRGAASDSSWSRTLAARYQCEEGDTSVQSCLSQFTAVELMTGNNKVGCESCSQRHNQDKAGKMVYTNATKQLLVSSPPAVLILHLKRFQVLHSMFRKISSHVHFPMVLDLAPICSVKCKESPTMNPEQSQVLYALYGIVEHSGTLHGGHYVAYVKVRPELAEDDPRWAFVPRDDGRPQRSAPRPRDEGAHGPATEPPPGRWYYVSDSRVSEVTEDKVLQSQAYLLFYERIW; translated from the exons ATGGGAAAGAAAAAGAAGAATCGTCAGCAAGAGGAAGCCAACGGGGAGGAGTCTACGGAGTCCGGTGACGAGACGCAGTCCAGCATAATTG GGGCCGTGGCGTGCCCGCACGTCGCCAAGGCGGTCGACCTCCAGAAGGTGAAGAAGTCCCTGAAGCCGAGCGGGAACATCCCCCGCGAGTGTGCCGAGTGCGTGCGGAGCAAGGAGCCCGCGGAGGACGAGAACGAT GAGGAGTGGAGCCCCAACTTGTGGCTGTGCCTGAAATGCGGCAACGTGGCGTGCGGCCGCATGCGGCGCCGCCACGCCCTCAAGCACCACAGCACGCCGCACTCGGAGCCGCACGACCTCGCGCTCAACACGGACGACTGGCGGGTCTG GTGTTACTCCTGCGACGACCAGATCCCCGCGGCACACAAGCGGAAACTGCTCGAGTGCGTGGAGTTTGTGAAGAGGCAGTCGTCCGTGCTTCTGCTGCCCTTGAACTGCAACGCCAACG TGATCGAGGCCGCGCCCGCCGTGCAGGATGAGCTGCCGCCAGTCGTGGACTCGAACCGCAGCGTGACCTTCATGGCGGGAGACTCCTCCAGCAAGGCCAAGAGCACGGCAGCTGCGCCGGGCAATCTGCCGCGCGTCCGG GGGCTGTCGAACCTGGGCAACACGTGCTTCTTCAACGCGGTGCTGCAGTGCCTCGCCCAGACGCCCTACCTGCTGCCCATCCTGCAGGAGATGCACGAGCCGGGCCAGAAGTTCCAGCTGGCCGGCGACCCGGACCAGGACCTG CCGCCGCTGGGCGGGGAGCTGGGGCGCTGGGGCGCGCTCACGGAGACGCTGGCCGACGCGCTGGAGGAGCTGCGCTCGGACCGCGCGGAGGTGTTCGTGCCTCGCAAGCTGCTGTCCAAGCTGACGCAGCGCTGGCCCCAGTTCGCCGGCGGTGACCAGCACGACTCCCACGAGCTGCTCCGCCACATGCTGGAGGGCGTGCGCAGCGAGGACCTGAAG CGCTACCAACTCAACATCCTGCGCCAGCTGGGGCTGTCGGAGAAGTGCGACCCCACCCAGGTGGAGGGGGAGCTGCGCAGCAAGGCCCGCGCGTACGGCGCGCAGCTGAGCGAGAGGCTGCTGCACCCAGAGCACGTGTTCCGCGGCTACCTCGTCAGCATTGTGCAGTGCCAGGACTGCCACCACTCGTCCAACCGCGTCGAGAGCTTCCTGGACCTCAGCCTGCCGGTCATCGCAGACAAG TCGCAGCCGCGGGCGTGGCGACGCAAGAGCAGCCACCGGGACGAGCCGCTGGAGGGCCCGGCCGGCGGCCAGCAGTCCAAGCACCAGCTGAAGAAGGAGCGCAAGCAGGCCCGCAAGGGGCGCAAGGGCAAGGGCAAGTCCCCCGGGTCGCCGGACCAGGCGGCCGAGGAGAACGGCGGGACCAGCAAGTCCGCCGACTCAG AGCAGAGCGACGCGGACGTGGAGGACAACGTGGAGCAGGACGCCCGGGGAGGGCAGCCGTCCCGCGACGTCCCCGAGTCCGGCTACAGCTCGGAGAAGCTGGCCAACGACAGCCCGCTGCCCAACGGGGACTCTGCGCTGGCCAGCCCCGCGGCGGACCGCCTGGCCAGCGACTTCTCCCGGCTGTCGCTGgtgcccgcgccgccgccgctGCCCCTGGCGCTGGGCTGGCGCAACGGGGCGGCGCgtgacgaggaggaggaggaggacgacgaggACGACGACCTGAGCCAGAGCAGCGGCAGCAGCCGGGGCGCGGCCAGCGACAGCAGCTGGAGCCGCACGCTGGCGGCGCGCTACCAGTGCGAGGAGGGCGACACGTCGGTGCAGTCCTGCCTCAGCCAGTTCACGGCCGTCGAGCTCATGACCGGCAACAACAAGGTTGGCTGCGAGAGCTGCAGCCAGCGCCACAACCAGG ACAAGGCGGGCAAGATGGTGTACACCAACGCCACCAAGCAGCTGCTGGTGAGCTCGCCGCCGGCCGTGCTCATCCTCCACCTGAAGAGGTTCCAGGTGCTGCACTCCATGTTCCGCAAGATCTCCAGCCACGTGCACTTCCCCATGGTGCTGGACCTGGCCCCCATCTGCTCCGTCAAGTGCAAG GAGTCGCCCACCATGAACCCTGAGCAGTCCCAGGTGCTGTACGCCCTGTACGGGATCGTGGAGCACAGCGGGACCTTGCACGGCGGCCACTACGTCGCCTACGTCAAG GTGCGGCCGGAGCTGGCGGAGGACGACCCGCGGTGGGCCTTCGTGCCCCGGGACGACGGCCGGCCCCAGCGCTCCGCCCCCCGGCCGCGCGACGAGGGCGCGCATGGACCCGCCACGGAGCCCCCGCCCGGCCGCTGGTACTACGTCAGCGACTCGCGCGTCTCCGAGGTCACCGAGGACAAGGTGCTGCAGAGCCAGGCCTACTTGCTCTTCTACGAGCGCATCTGGTAG